The DNA segment TGGCGGTCACCGATCAGAATAACGCGCGCGTGGGGATTTTCAAAAATGACGGATCCGGGTCATTCGATCCCCCGATTTATCTTCATATCGGCCTTTATCCTCAGGCGGTTGCCGCCGCCGACATGGATAACGACGGCAATATCGATATTCTGGCCGCCAACACCACCGACAACAATTTTTCTCTATTGAAAAATCTCGGCGGGGCCGTATTCGACACGACCACGTACAAATTCAGCGGGACGCTCGGTCCGATGGCTTTCGCTTTTCTCGATTTCAACAATGACAATTATAAAGATATCGCTATCGCCAATTCCGGGTTCTACCTTATCACTCTGCTTCAGAATACCCGGCATCTCGATTTTGCCTCGGCCATGGCACCTAATGTCGGAGACAACCAATACGATATTTTCGCTTTTGACTACAACAAGGACGGCATCACCGATTTGATCACGGCCAGCCCGGAAAAAAATTATCTGTCGCTGATGACCGGAAAGGGGGGCGGCGTCTTTGACTCCGCCCAGAAATATACGGCCCGCGGCAATCCGTATGCGGTAATCGGCGAGGATTTCAACGGCGATGATTACCCCGATCTCGCCGTGGCCAACCGTTATTCGGGGACCATTTCCGTTCTCGATAACAAACTCGACGGGACATTTGATTATCCGGTCGATTTTGCCGCAGGCAACTACCCGGTGGCCCTATGTGCCGCCGATCTCGATAATGACGGCGACATGGACATTATCGCCGCCAATTACGGGTCCGGCACTATTTCGATTCTGCTTAACCTGTACCATTCCCCGACGGCGGCGCCGGAGTCACACTCGTCATTACCGTATCGATTCGGCCTGGGGCAGAATTACCCCAATCCCTTCAATCCCATGACGACCTTCCGTTTCGGCCTTCCTCAGAAAACTGCGGTTCGGATAGATGTTTACGACCTGCTCGGCCGACATGTGGCGACACCGGTTGACGGCAATTTTGCGGCGGGAGAGTACAACATGCCCTGGGATGCTTCGCGGCTGGGTTCGGGTATCTATTTTTATCGCATGACCGCCGGGTCATTCACCCAGTCCCGTAAAATGATTCTTCTGAAATGAAATATTATCTGCGGCCGGTGGTATCGACCAGAGGCATTATCAGATCCATCATTTTCTGGGCCGCGGCCGGATTACGTTTCTGAAGGGCATCATAGACGGCCTTGGCTTCTTTGACCATATCATTGTACATATAGGCGGCCCCGAGCGCTATTCGGGCCTCATCGCTTTCGGGGTCGAGTTTCACGGCCGTCCGGAATTCATCGAGCGCCTCCGGGAATTTCTGGGATCCGATATAAAGAACCCCCAAATGCTGATGGACGTCGAAATTATTCGGTTCCAAACTGAGGGATTTCTTGTAGGCGACCTCGGCCTCGTAATTTTTGCCCAATTTGTCCTTAACCACTCCCTGATTATAAAAATAACGGGCCTCCAGGGCATTCAGCGCCACGGCTTTATCGTAATATCCCTCGCTCTTGGCGAAATTTCCCTGGGTGAAGTAGATGTTCCCGAGAATAAAATTTGCTTCGGCGTCGCTGGAATCGACCTGCAATAGCTTGGTCAGCGTGGAGGCGGCCTCCGAATATCGCTTATTTGCAAGTAAAAGAGATGCGAGACTCCTGGCATAGCCGCCGTTATTCGGCTTCCTGCTGACCGCATGGCGGTATGATTCCAACGCCCTGGCGGTGTCATTCAGACCGAGATAGGCAATCCCGAGATTATTGAAAATATCGACATCGGCGGTGTCGAGGCGGCGCGCCTTCTGCAGACATTCCATCGACTTATGATAATTCTTCTGGGCCGAATAAATGACCCCCAAATTTTTCCAGGCATTGGCCGAGGAGGAGTCAAGACGCAAAGCGCTTTCAAAATAGGCGATGGCACCGCGGAGATCGTTATTTTGTATGGCGAGTCCCCCCTGACGGAGATAAATATTCACGCTGTCCTTCGAGGATCCAAAACCAGCGGCCGCCATTATTAAAAAAAGTGTCAGAGCCGTTAGAATGTTTCGCACGCGCGTACTCCTTCATTTCAATGCAGTTATTATCTTTATACTCTTCTGAGTATACCCGGTTGCACCAAAAAGTCAAGCCCGGCGGGCACAATGGCCTGTCAGGCCCGACGGTCAATTTAGACCTTGACAGAACCGCCGGCTTATGAAATATTCAGCCGTGCCCGAAGAGGCGACGGGCCGTGCCGAGTCGAAAATCGTATGAGAGATAACATCTTGCTGGCGGATTTTTCCGGAAAAGAACGGGAGTGGCGCCATTTCCTGATTTTAATATTATGGGGGGCGCTGTTTCTGGCCGCGGTTACATTCCTTTATTTTACGTTTGCCCATCCTATCATTGAAGATATCTATCGCGGGCAGTCCCTGCGGATCCTCAATAAATTGATTGCCGGGCAGGGGGAGAGATCCCTGGGAAGTTATATTCAAAGCACCGATCGCTATTTCTGGAGAGTGATAATTCCGCAAATTTTCGCCACCTTTTATTTTTGGTATGTTTTCCTGAGGGTGCTGGTTTTCATTTTCGGAAAAATCAAATCGGACCTGCCTCTTATCCCCACCGAAAGTCAAAGGTTATTCAAATATGATTGGCTGGCCGCCGTGGCGATTTATAGTATTTTGACCATCATTTATTTTTTCCCGTTTCTTAAAGGATTTTCGGACCATCTCATTGGCCCGGCGGAAGATAACATGATGACCTACTGGAACCTATGGTGGGGACACCGGGTATTTTTCGAAGGAGGGGGTAGTCTCACTTTCTGCAGCCTGATCTGTTACCCGCAGGGCGTCTCGCTTTATTATCAAGCCTATTCGTTTTACAATTTGTTCCTGTCGCTTCCCCTGACATCACTCTTCGGTCTGGCGGCCTCATATAACCTGCTTATCATGCATAGTTTTCCTCTGGCCGGACTGGGGGCATTTCTTTTAATTCGATATCTGACGCGAAACTCCTGGCTAGCCCTGTTCGGCGGCTTTATGTACGCTTTCGCGCCTTATCATATCGCCCGCGCCCTGCACCATGTCAATATCAATTCGCTTCAGTTTGTCCCGTTTTTCATTCTCTTCTTCATCCGGGCGGTGAAAGAAAAGGGGGCCGGGAATGTCATATGGGCGGCTCTTTTCTTTCTTCTTAATGCCCTATGCGACTGGAATTTCATGATTTTCGCCGGATATTTTGTCCTGTTCAGTTACATCTACCTGGCAATCCGCCGCAAGAGAATAGTACTAAGGGACCTTCTAATTAAGGGCAGTCTTATAGTCCTACCGCCGCTGGCGGTTCTGTCGCCGTGGCTGGTGCATATGATTGTGCCGGGTCTTCATACCGATGGTATCACGGCGATCGGCCACGATAATTTCGTCACCGATCCGCTCGGCGTCTTTTTCCCGTCGCAGTATCATCTTCTGGCGCAACTCGGCTTTGTTAAAAGCGCTATCAGATATGTGGATCGCTACAGCAATCCCTGGGAGGCGGCGCTTTATCTGGGCATTCCCGCCCTCGTTGTCACTATCGCCTCTTTCAGATATCATTTCTCCCGGATCGCCAAGTATTTTGTCGGTTTCCTGGCGATGTTTATCATGGGGGCCGGGTGCCATCTGCATATCCTGGGAACCCGCCTGGCGATCGATCTGCCCTATGAAATAATCGTGCATATCCCTTTTCTTTCCAATGTCCGGGCTCCGTCGCGATTTTTCATCTACGCGATTGTTTTCTGGATAATTATCGTGGCGGTCGGGTTGAATCATCTTTATGAAAAATGGAAAGGGCGCAAATATGGAAGGTATCTTTTTGCGGGGCTTATGGTGCTGTTGGCAGTCGATTTCTATTCCTATGATTCCGCGCAGACCGAGGTTAAGGTTCCTGCCTGTTACGATTTGATTAAGAATGAGCCCGGACGGTGGGGCGTTCTGGACCTGCCGTCGGGGTACGCTCCGACCGCCCAATATATGATGAACCAGACCTTTCATCATTTGCCGATCGTGCAGGGTTATGTTTCCCGAAAACTGGGCCCGTCTCTTATTGACAGTCTGGAAATGAATGACCTGGCGGTGCAGAAGAAGCAACTTATGGCCGACCGCGTGAAATATATAGTCATTCATCGCGAGTACCCCGAAGCCGATTCGCTGGATTTGAATCTTTACCGGACAATATATGAAGCGGTGGCGGATGCTCCTTCATTTCTAATGCTCAAAGTATACTAAATCGGAACGACTGCCCTCACCCACTTTTATCTTTACATCCCCGGTCGAATCGGTTAAATTGTTCAGTTTTGAAGAAGTGAAAAATGCGAGCATGAAATACGATGAAATTCGAACAACCAAAAGATGATTATAGCATCCCCCGGATGGAGGAGAAGATCCTCGAATACTGGGAAAAAGAAGATATTTTCAAAAAAGCCCTGGCGGCGGCTAAGGACCGTCCGGAATTTATATTCTATGAGGGCCCGCCGACAGCCAACGGCCGGCCCGGCAGTCATCATGTTATCTCCAGAACTATCAAGGACTTAATCTGTCGCTATAAGTCGATGAAAGGGTTTAGGGTGGAGCGGAAGGCCGGCTGGGACACCCATGGTCTGCCGGTTGAAATTGAGGTCGAAAAGCAACTCCAATTGGACACCAAATCGAAGGTTCTTGAGTATGGCATCGACAAATTCAACCAGAAATGCAAAGAGTCGGTTTTCAAATATATCGATGACTGGAACGAAATTACCCGGAGAATCGGGTACTGGATCGATCTATCGGACGCCTATATCACCCTGACCAACGATTATATCGAGACGGTCTGGTGGATTCTCAAAAACTATTTCGATCGGGATCTTATCTATAAGGGATTCAAGACGGTTCCCTATTGTCCGCGCTGTGAGACCGCCCTGTCCAGCCATGAAGTGGCGCAGGGGTACGATGAGGTCGCGGATCCGTCGGTATTCGTCAAAGTCAAAGCCGCCGACGGCGATTTTAATTATCTGGTCTGGACCACCACCCCCTGGACGCTGCCGTCGAATGCCGCCCTCTGCATGCATCCCGAGGCCGATTATTCTCTGGTCGAATTCGAAGGGGAAAAATATGTTCTGGCGACCGCCCTGCTGGTAAAAGTTTTGGGGCCCGGATTTAATTTGCTGGAAACGAAGAAGGGGTCGGAGTTTGCCGGGCGGAAATATCAACCGATTTTTGAAACGTTCAAGAAACAGGCGGACAAGGCCTTTTATATCATCAACGGCGATTTCGTGACGCTGGAAGATGGCACCGGGATAGTCCATATCGCGCCCGGTTACGGGGCCGACGACTATGAAATCGGTTTGAAATTCAATCTTCCGGTTTTGCAGGCGGTGGAAGCCAACGGGCATTTTAAACCGGATTCCGGCAAGTATGCCGGGAAGTTCGTGAAAGACGCCGATCCGGAAATAATTAAGGATTTGAAGGCCGCCGGGGTTCTTTTCAAAAAAGAATCATACATTCACAACTATCCTTTCTGCTGGCGCTGTGATTCACCGCTGATCTATATAGCCCGGCAGGCCTGGTATATAAAGACGACTCAGTTCAAGAATGAATTGATCAAGAACAGCAATATAATAAAGTGGTACCCGGATGAGATTCGGACCGGCCGGATGCTGGACTGGCTGGAAAATAATGTCGATTGGGCGCTGTCGCGGGAACGGTTCTGGGGAACACCCCTGCCGATCTGGATTTGCGACAATAGGGATTGCGAGCATAAGGAAGCGGTCGGCTCGATCGAGCAGTTGAGTAAAAGCGGTATCGATGTCCCGGCCGATATTGATTTGCACAAACCGGCGATCGATGCCGTGAAGCTGCGGTGTCCCAAGTGCGGGGGAATGATGAGCCGGGTTCCGGAAGTGATTGACACCTGGTTTGATTCCGGGGCGATGCCGTTCGCTCAATGGCACTATCCCTTTGAGCACAAGGAATATATCGATAAGGGGATCAAATATCCGGCGGATTTCATATCCGAGGCGGTCGATCAGACCCGGGGATGGTTCTATTCCCTGCTGGCGATATCGACCCTCCTCTTCGATAAGCCGTCATTCAGGAATGTGCTTGTTATCGAATTGGTTCTCGACAAGGTCGGCAAGAAGATGTCCAAGCACAAAGGGAACGTGGTTGATCCGTTCATGATCGTGAAAACCCATGGGGCCGACCCCATGCGCTGGTATATGCTGGCCAATTCCAACCCCTGGGTTCCGACCAAATTCGACGAGGACGGGCTGGTCGACATGATCCGCAAATTCTTCGATACCTTGAAAAACAGCTATGCTTTTTTTGCCCTATACGCCAATATCGATGACATTTCGACGCGAGCCCATAAGGAAGGGAAATCGGTCGAAAAATTTCTGGAGCAGTTTGCCGGCGAATCGGAAAGGACCGATCAATGGATTGAATCGCGGTTCAATTCGCTGATTCGAGATGTTACGGTGCGTCTGGACAATTATGATCTGACGCCGGCGGCCAGGATGATATCTGATTTCGTCATTAACGATCTCTCCAACTGGTATATCCGTCTCAATCGCCGCCGCTACTGGGGCCCCGGCAATGATCCGTCGAAAATGAGGGCTTTTCTGACGCTTTACCGGATGCTTCTCGGGACCGCCAAATTGATTGCTCCTTATGTTCCCTTTACGGCGGAGTATCTCTGGCGGGAACTGACGGCGGCCGAGGACGGACAACGTCTGCCGACGATTCATATGGCCGAATACCCGGAGAGTGACAAGTCAAAAATCTATCCGGAACTCGAGGAATCGATGGCGCTGGCGGAAAAGATTGTCTCGATCGGCCGCGCCGCACGGAGCCGCAAAAATCTCAAGGTTCGTCAGCCCCTGGCCGGAATTTTGGTCAATATCGCCGGAATAAACCAATTTGCGAAAATCTCCGGGGAACAGGAGACTATCCTTGAAGAGTTAAATATAAAGGAAATAGAGGAACTCCCCGATCTGGCCGCGGTGGTCAGTTTCAAAGCCAAATTGAATTTCGCCAAAGCCGGGCCGAAATTAGGGGGGTTGGTAAAAGAGACAGCCGCCAGGGTAGGGAACTTCTCGAGCGAAGAAATAAGAACCTTCCTCTCCTCCGGTGAAATAATTATGACGATTGCCGATTCTACGGTTAGGCTCACATCGGAAGAGCTGGAAATCCAGAAGATAGAAAAGGACGGTTTCGCGGTCGAGAGTGACGGCCCGATAACGGTGGCACTGAAGACGACGGTCGATAGCGGCCTGCGGGATGAAGGATTTGCCCGGGAAATGGTGAATAAAATCCAGAATATGAGAAAATCTTCGGGGTTCGAGGTGACCGACCGTATCAATGTGCTGGTAAATACAAGTGAGCCCCTGGTTTCAGCCGTCAACAGATTCAACCAGTTTATCTGCAAGGAAACGCTGGCCGACAAACTGGACCTGGTGGAATCGATACCGAGCGGAAACGGCGGTACAAAGTGGAACATCAACGGCATAAATGCCGAAATTGCCGTTATTAGAAAATAGATTGGAGTAGCGATGAAAAAAGAAGAAATCGAAAAATATGAAAAGCTTCTTCTAAAGAAGAGAGAAGAACTTCTCGAAGAACTGAAGATCAGCAAGTCGCAGTTCAGCGAGACCACCAAGGACGCCACCGGGGATCTCTCCAGCTATTCATATCATATGGCCGATCAGGGGACCGATGCCATGGAGCGGGAAAAGGCATTTTTATTCGCATCCAAATCGGGACGTCTTCTGTATCATATCGACGAGGCCCTGCGCCGCCTTCGCAAAGGGGATTTCGGCAATTGCCAGAATTGTGGCAAGCCGATCCAGAAGGCCCGTCTCGAAGCGGTTCCGCATGCCCGGCTCTGTCTTGAGTGCAAAGAGCGCGAAGAGGAGGCGAAAGCCGGCCGGTAAAGAAATGCGCCGTTTAATCTTTCCGGTCATTTTCCTGCTGGCTGTCGTCGCCTTCGACCAGATTTCAAAAATTTGGGTTCTCAACTCTTTGTCCCCGGGCCAGACCAAATCGGTCATCGGCCAATTTTTCCAACTAAGACTGGCATATAACGAGGGTGGGGCCATGGGCACGGTCCTCGGTTCCGGCACCTTTTATTTGGTGACGTCCTGCATTGTCCTGATCATTGTTCTGTATCTGTTATATAATAACAGAAACAGGGCTTTGCTGGCCTTCTCTCTGGCGGCGATTGCCGGAGGGGCAATCGGCAACATTATTGACCGCATCCGGATCGGCTGGGTGGTCGATTTTCTGGATTTCGATTTTTTTGACATCAATATCTTGGGGTACAAACTCGATCGGTGGTGGACTTTCAATGTGGCCGATTCCGCTATCACGGTCGGGATTATCATACTACTGGCATATATTCTGTTTTCACCCCGCCCCAAAGGGATTCAACGGGCAGTGCCGGATGATATTCAGCAAATGCCATAAATATAAATATAAAAGCATTACTATTCCGGCGGAACCGGGGCGTTTAATATTAGTTATGTGGCACAAGAACAACATCACATGAGGAATGAAATGATAGACAAAAATGCCGTAATGAAAATCCTATCGGAAATTGAGGATCCGGAACTGCGCCGGCCTCTGACCGAGCTTGATATGATAAAATCTGTCGAAATTCAAGGGGGACGGGTCGCCATCGATATTTCTCTGACTATCCCGGGATGTCCGTTAAAAAAGAAAATCACCGATGATGTAAAATCCCGGGTCGGTCAGTTGCCGGGAATTGAGACGGTCGATATCACTTTCGGGGTTATGTCCGAAGAACAAAGAAGAAATCTTCTGGGAAAATTGCATGGTTCTGCGCCGAGCGGCGCCGGGACGCCGAATGAAAAACCGGCCGGAACGTTCGCCAAGAGGGTGATCGCGGTCGCCTCGGGAAAAGGCGGAGTGGGAAAATCGACCGTCACAAGCAATCTGGCGGCTGCTCTGAGCAAGAGAGGACATAAAGTGGCCGTTCTTGATGCCGATGTTTATGGATTTTCCATTCCGAGGATTTTGGGACTCCAGGGGACACCGACAATTATCGATGAAAATATTGTCCCTCTAAGAAAAGAGAATATCCAGGTAATTTCCATGGGGTTCTTTGTTGAGGAAGACGCCCCGGTCATCTGGCGCGGCCCGCTTCTCCATAAAGCCATAAATCAGTTTCTCACCGATGTTCTCTGGGACCAGAGTGATTTCCTCCTGCTGGATCTTCCGCCCGGCACGGGAGATGTTACGCTCACTATCGCCCAGGCTCTACCGAACGCGGAACTATTGGTGGTGACCACGCCTCAGCCGGTGGCGTCACATACCGCCGGACGGGTTGCCAAATTGGCAGAAAAAACCAATCTGACAGTTCTGGGTGTAATAGAAAATATGGCCTACTATGAAAATAACGGCCATCGGGAGTACATCTTCGGAAAAGATGGTGGAAAAAACCTCGCCATGGAGTTAAATGTACCCTTCCTGGGTCAGATACCGATCATGACGGAAATTCGTGAAGCGGCCGACTGCGGTTTGCCGGCAGCATTTTCGGACAGAGATGATATCGCCGAGTATTATTTAAAAATTGCCGATGCAATTGTTAGAATGAAGTTATGATTCAGTACTTATTGAGTAAAATCACTTTATAAGATTTGATAATTTTTTTTGGTGCTGTATGTGACCCTGCCCATTCATAGAGAAAAAATTCTTCTCTCTCTAATTATTAACAAATTAACAGGTTGTGTTGAGAATCAATTTTTCACTCGACGGCCTTGACGGTATCCCCTTATTGTCATTTATTGACGGGGTCAGTGATCCGAAACTGACAGATTGTTAATAAGGTGTGGACAAATTACGAGTGGGGATGTCTCCTTTTATGCTGCAACGACTTAATTATAACGAAGCCGTTTTATGCTGTGGATTATGGTGTGAGTAATTCATAGCCGCATTTCAATCGTAATAACATTTTAAAGGAATTTTTTCTCAACCGGACGAGAGGAGCATCTCATTTTTTCTTATCAATTGATTGGGGGACAGATGACAACCGCAGGTAAGAGTAACAACTGCCATTTGTGGGGGGAATGCCTCAATTATATTTCCCTTCGCATCAAAAGTTCAACTTTCAGCACCTGGTTCAAGCATACCGGGGGCGCAATGGATGAAAAGGGACAATTACGAATTATTGTCCAGAATGATTTTGTCGGTCATTGGATGTCGGATAAATACTCCGAATTGATCAGTGAAGCGATTCGTGAGGTCAACGGCAGTCCGATGAAATATTATTTTGAAATTGAGGAAAAAGAAGAGGCCGCACAGACGGAATTTGAATTTCACCACGTCCCGGCGCCGGTCCGGCCTATGCCCAATGATTGTATTCTCAATGAGCGGTATCGTTTCGACACTTTCGTGGTCGGGGATTTCAATCAATTTCCCCATGCCGCGGCGATCGCGGTGGCCGAATCGCCGGGAAAGACAAATTATAATCCGCTCTTCATTTACGGCGGAACCGGCCTGGGCAAAACTCACCTGGTCCAGGCGACGGGACACTATATCCGGGACAAGTACCCCAATAAAAAGGTCATTCTTGTCTCTTCGGAGAAATTTACGCGGGATTTCATAGACTCCTTATCAAATGGGACGATTGCCAGTTTCACTTCGCAGTACCGCACCGCCGATGTCCTGCTTATCGACGATATTCAATTCTTTTCCGGCAAGGAATCGACTCAGGAGCAGTTTTTTCATACTTTCAATGAATTGTATCAATTGGGAAAGCAGATAATCCTGACTTCGGATCGTCATCCCAAGGATACCAAGGGGTTGGAGGAGCGGCTTCTGTCGCGATTTTCATCGGGTCTGGTGGCGGATCTGCAGCCGCCCAATCTCGAGGCGCGAGTGGCAATATTGAGGAAGCGGACCGTGGCGGAAGATGTTTCGATTCCGGATGATGTCCTTTACTTTATTGCCAATAACGTGACGACAAATATCCGCGAATTGGAGGGGTGTTTTAATCGTCTTTTGGCCTACAGTTCGCTTGAGAAAGGGCCGATCACGGTGGAATTCGCGATGAGGATCCTT comes from the Candidatus Zixiibacteriota bacterium genome and includes:
- a CDS encoding exported hypothetical protein (Evidence 5 : Unknown function), with amino-acid sequence MIKSSIKIRALTAIVIAFLMLVGTTRASGSGFQNKIDISVGEEPSDILAADLDGDGDIDLAVANHASGTISVLFNDGLAHFAAPVNYSGIAAPSAICAADLDNDGDLDLAVTDQNNARVGIFKNDGSGSFDPPIYLHIGLYPQAVAAADMDNDGNIDILAANTTDNNFSLLKNLGGAVFDTTTYKFSGTLGPMAFAFLDFNNDNYKDIAIANSGFYLITLLQNTRHLDFASAMAPNVGDNQYDIFAFDYNKDGITDLITASPEKNYLSLMTGKGGGVFDSAQKYTARGNPYAVIGEDFNGDDYPDLAVANRYSGTISVLDNKLDGTFDYPVDFAAGNYPVALCAADLDNDGDMDIIAANYGSGTISILLNLYHSPTAAPESHSSLPYRFGLGQNYPNPFNPMTTFRFGLPQKTAVRIDVYDLLGRHVATPVDGNFAAGEYNMPWDASRLGSGIYFYRMTAGSFTQSRKMILLK
- a CDS encoding hypothetical protein (Evidence 5 : Unknown function) — protein: MRNILTALTLFLIMAAAGFGSSKDSVNIYLRQGGLAIQNNDLRGAIAYFESALRLDSSSANAWKNLGVIYSAQKNYHKSMECLQKARRLDTADVDIFNNLGIAYLGLNDTARALESYRHAVSRKPNNGGYARSLASLLLANKRYSEAASTLTKLLQVDSSDAEANFILGNIYFTQGNFAKSEGYYDKAVALNALEARYFYNQGVVKDKLGKNYEAEVAYKKSLSLEPNNFDVHQHLGVLYIGSQKFPEALDEFRTAVKLDPESDEARIALGAAYMYNDMVKEAKAVYDALQKRNPAAAQKMMDLIMPLVDTTGRR
- a CDS encoding membrane hypothetical protein (Evidence 5 : Unknown function), with translation MRDNILLADFSGKEREWRHFLILILWGALFLAAVTFLYFTFAHPIIEDIYRGQSLRILNKLIAGQGERSLGSYIQSTDRYFWRVIIPQIFATFYFWYVFLRVLVFIFGKIKSDLPLIPTESQRLFKYDWLAAVAIYSILTIIYFFPFLKGFSDHLIGPAEDNMMTYWNLWWGHRVFFEGGGSLTFCSLICYPQGVSLYYQAYSFYNLFLSLPLTSLFGLAASYNLLIMHSFPLAGLGAFLLIRYLTRNSWLALFGGFMYAFAPYHIARALHHVNINSLQFVPFFILFFIRAVKEKGAGNVIWAALFFLLNALCDWNFMIFAGYFVLFSYIYLAIRRKRIVLRDLLIKGSLIVLPPLAVLSPWLVHMIVPGLHTDGITAIGHDNFVTDPLGVFFPSQYHLLAQLGFVKSAIRYVDRYSNPWEAALYLGIPALVVTIASFRYHFSRIAKYFVGFLAMFIMGAGCHLHILGTRLAIDLPYEIIVHIPFLSNVRAPSRFFIYAIVFWIIIVAVGLNHLYEKWKGRKYGRYLFAGLMVLLAVDFYSYDSAQTEVKVPACYDLIKNEPGRWGVLDLPSGYAPTAQYMMNQTFHHLPIVQGYVSRKLGPSLIDSLEMNDLAVQKKQLMADRVKYIVIHREYPEADSLDLNLYRTIYEAVADAPSFLMLKVY
- the ileS gene encoding Isoleucine--tRNA ligase: MKFEQPKDDYSIPRMEEKILEYWEKEDIFKKALAAAKDRPEFIFYEGPPTANGRPGSHHVISRTIKDLICRYKSMKGFRVERKAGWDTHGLPVEIEVEKQLQLDTKSKVLEYGIDKFNQKCKESVFKYIDDWNEITRRIGYWIDLSDAYITLTNDYIETVWWILKNYFDRDLIYKGFKTVPYCPRCETALSSHEVAQGYDEVADPSVFVKVKAADGDFNYLVWTTTPWTLPSNAALCMHPEADYSLVEFEGEKYVLATALLVKVLGPGFNLLETKKGSEFAGRKYQPIFETFKKQADKAFYIINGDFVTLEDGTGIVHIAPGYGADDYEIGLKFNLPVLQAVEANGHFKPDSGKYAGKFVKDADPEIIKDLKAAGVLFKKESYIHNYPFCWRCDSPLIYIARQAWYIKTTQFKNELIKNSNIIKWYPDEIRTGRMLDWLENNVDWALSRERFWGTPLPIWICDNRDCEHKEAVGSIEQLSKSGIDVPADIDLHKPAIDAVKLRCPKCGGMMSRVPEVIDTWFDSGAMPFAQWHYPFEHKEYIDKGIKYPADFISEAVDQTRGWFYSLLAISTLLFDKPSFRNVLVIELVLDKVGKKMSKHKGNVVDPFMIVKTHGADPMRWYMLANSNPWVPTKFDEDGLVDMIRKFFDTLKNSYAFFALYANIDDISTRAHKEGKSVEKFLEQFAGESERTDQWIESRFNSLIRDVTVRLDNYDLTPAARMISDFVINDLSNWYIRLNRRRYWGPGNDPSKMRAFLTLYRMLLGTAKLIAPYVPFTAEYLWRELTAAEDGQRLPTIHMAEYPESDKSKIYPELEESMALAEKIVSIGRAARSRKNLKVRQPLAGILVNIAGINQFAKISGEQETILEELNIKEIEELPDLAAVVSFKAKLNFAKAGPKLGGLVKETAARVGNFSSEEIRTFLSSGEIIMTIADSTVRLTSEELEIQKIEKDGFAVESDGPITVALKTTVDSGLRDEGFAREMVNKIQNMRKSSGFEVTDRINVLVNTSEPLVSAVNRFNQFICKETLADKLDLVESIPSGNGGTKWNINGINAEIAVIRK
- a CDS encoding conserved hypothetical protein (Evidence 4 : Unknown function but conserved in other organisms); the protein is MKKEEIEKYEKLLLKKREELLEELKISKSQFSETTKDATGDLSSYSYHMADQGTDAMEREKAFLFASKSGRLLYHIDEALRRLRKGDFGNCQNCGKPIQKARLEAVPHARLCLECKEREEEAKAGR
- the lspA gene encoding Lipoprotein signal peptidase, producing the protein MRRLIFPVIFLLAVVAFDQISKIWVLNSLSPGQTKSVIGQFFQLRLAYNEGGAMGTVLGSGTFYLVTSCIVLIIVLYLLYNNRNRALLAFSLAAIAGGAIGNIIDRIRIGWVVDFLDFDFFDINILGYKLDRWWTFNVADSAITVGIIILLAYILFSPRPKGIQRAVPDDIQQMP
- the mrp gene encoding Protein mrp homolog, with amino-acid sequence MIDKNAVMKILSEIEDPELRRPLTELDMIKSVEIQGGRVAIDISLTIPGCPLKKKITDDVKSRVGQLPGIETVDITFGVMSEEQRRNLLGKLHGSAPSGAGTPNEKPAGTFAKRVIAVASGKGGVGKSTVTSNLAAALSKRGHKVAVLDADVYGFSIPRILGLQGTPTIIDENIVPLRKENIQVISMGFFVEEDAPVIWRGPLLHKAINQFLTDVLWDQSDFLLLDLPPGTGDVTLTIAQALPNAELLVVTTPQPVASHTAGRVAKLAEKTNLTVLGVIENMAYYENNGHREYIFGKDGGKNLAMELNVPFLGQIPIMTEIREAADCGLPAAFSDRDDIAEYYLKIADAIVRMKL
- the dnaA gene encoding chromosomal replication initiator protein DnaA, DNA-binding transcriptional dual regulator (Evidence 2a : Function from experimental evidences in other organisms; PubMedId : 12794081, 12813061, 20042177, 20069637, 20225862, 2558436, 6234204, 6296774, 6329723, 9785448, 9852089; Product type f : factor); translation: MTTAGKSNNCHLWGECLNYISLRIKSSTFSTWFKHTGGAMDEKGQLRIIVQNDFVGHWMSDKYSELISEAIREVNGSPMKYYFEIEEKEEAAQTEFEFHHVPAPVRPMPNDCILNERYRFDTFVVGDFNQFPHAAAIAVAESPGKTNYNPLFIYGGTGLGKTHLVQATGHYIRDKYPNKKVILVSSEKFTRDFIDSLSNGTIASFTSQYRTADVLLIDDIQFFSGKESTQEQFFHTFNELYQLGKQIILTSDRHPKDTKGLEERLLSRFSSGLVADLQPPNLEARVAILRKRTVAEDVSIPDDVLYFIANNVTTNIRELEGCFNRLLAYSSLEKGPITVEFAMRILGKELAYGKKDVTIDLIKRKTAEFFKIEPAMLIAKKKTSEIALARQVAMFLSRKFTRSSLKAIGDAFGGRDHTTVIHACNLIEGRIKMDLSFGEKVNKLTAIIMG